Sequence from the Methanocaldococcus sp. genome:
TCAAAAATTAGACCAATGTTAAAATATGCCTATTATATATGCCCAAAATGTGGAAGAGAATATTATAAGGAGATAGATATTTTGAATTTTGAGGGTGAAAAATCTGTATGTGAATGTGGCTCAGAATTAAATTTAATTGAGAATAAATCAACATATACTGATTTTCAAGAAATAAAAGTTCAGCAACCCTTAGATTTAATGGAAAATCCAGAAGAACCTCCAAAGTATGTAACTGTGTTTTTAGAGAACAGTTCAGGGGTGTATGCTGGAAGAGTTAAAATAACTGGCGTTCCAATAAAAATTAGAAAGAGCAAAAAACTTCCTATATATGAAATTTATGTTAAGGCAATACATTGTGAAGCCTTAGATGGAGATGTTAAAATTAAATTAACTAATTCAGATATTGAAAATATTAAAAAATTAGCTAAAAGGCAGGATATCATTGATATATTGGCTGATAGATTAATTCCTGAAATTAGGGGACATTCAGCAATAAAAAAAGCTGTATTTTTGCAACAAATAAAGGGAGTGAAAAAACCAGGTAAAAGGGCAGATATACATATACTTTTAATTACTGATCCAGGCATTGGGAAGACAGTAATTTTAAGAAAAATTGCTGAAATTCCTGGTAATTTATATGGTTCAGTTACTACTGCAACTGGTGTTGGTTTAACTGCCGCAGTAGTTAGGGAAAAAACTGAAATTGGAGAAGATACATGGGTTATAAAACCAGGTTTATTGGTTAAAGCACATAAGGGAACTGCCTGTATTGATGAATTGACTGTTAATAAAGATTTGCAAAGTTATATCTTAGAGGCAATGGAAAGTCAAACAATTCATATTAGTAAAGGAGGAATTAATGCTAAATTGCCTGCTGAATGTGCAATATTGGCAGCATGTAATCCAAGATGGGGTAGATTTAATCCAGAGGTTTCTGTAGCTGAGCAGATTAACATTCCTGCCCCATTATTAAGTAGATTTGACTTAATATTTCCAATTAGAGATGTTTCTGATAAGAATAGAGATAGAGACATTGCCGAATATATTATTGACTTACATAGGGCTTATTTAGATGACAATATAAATAAAAAAATAGGGCTAAATTATTTGGAAGTTGATGGCGTAAAGATTGACAAGGAGTTTATAATAAAATACATTTACTACGCAAGGCAAAAAAAGCCAGTAATTAGCGAAAGAGCCAAAGAATTATTTATTAATTACTATGTTGAAATGAGAAAAAAGCACCAAATAACTGCAAGACAGTTGGAATCTGCTATAAGAATTGCTGAAGCTCATGCAAAGGCAAAGTTAAAGGATGTAGTTGATGAAGAAGATGCCAAGGAAGCAATAAATATTATCACTGAATGCCTAAAAGAAATTGCCTATGACCCAGAGACAGGAATATTTGATGTTGATAAAATATTGGGAGTTTCTAAGAAAGAAAGGGATAAATTAATTGTTGTATATGAAATAATTAAAGAATTGGCAGAAAAATCAGAACTTGTTGAGTATGTTGATATTGCTGAGGAGGCAAAAAAGAAAGGAATTAAAGAGGATGAATTAGAAAATATTATTAAAAAATTAGTTAAGTATGGTGATATTGACGAACCAAAGCCGGGGAGATATAGAATATTATAATACTTTTTGGGATAACTATGGGAAAAATAGAATATTTAAAGAAGGAACATTCTGACGAGGAAATTTATAAGATTTTAGAAAAACCAGTAAAAGAATGGTTTAGAAGAAAATATAAAACTTTTACTCCTCCACAAAGATATGCAATTAAGGAAATACACGAAGGAAAAAATATTTTAATTTGCTCACCAACTGGAAGTGGAAAAACATTATCTGCTTTTTTAGCAGGGATTAATGAATTGATAAAATTATCTATGGAAAAAAAGTTAGAGGATAGAATTTATATTCTTTATGTTTCTCCTTTGAGAGCTTTAAATAATGATATTGAAAGAAATTTAAAGGAACCATTAAAGGAGATTTACGAAGTATCTAAAGAATTAGGAATTGAGTTGGATAAGATTAGAGTGGCTGTAAGAACGAGTGATACTACGAGTTCTCAAAAGCAAAGGATGTTAAAAAAACCACCTCATATATTGATAACCACTCCAGAATCTTTGGCAATATCTTTATGCTCTCCAAAATTTTCTAAGTTATTGGAAGGAATTAAATATGTTATAGTTGATGAAATTCATGCATTAACAAATAAAAGAGGTGTTCATCTTTCTTTATCCTTAGAGAGGTTAAATAGAATAGCAAACTTTATAAGAATTGGGTTATCTGCAACAATTCATCCTTTAATAGAAGTTGCCAAATTTTTAGTAGGTAATGGAAGAGATTGCTACATTGTAGATGTTAGCTACAAAAAAGATATGGAAATAAAAGTTTTATCACCAGTTGATGACTTTATATATACTCCTTCTGAAGAGATTAGTAAAAGATTATACAATTTATTAAAAAAACTTATTGAAGAGCATAGAACAGTTTTAATATTTACAAATACAAGGAGCGCAACTGAAAGAGTGGCATTTCATTTAAAAAAGATGGGTATAAAGAATATTGAGACACATCATTCTTCTTTAAGTAGAGAACATCGATTAATGGTTGAAGAAAAATTAAAAAAAGGAGAACTGTCGTGTGTTATTAGTTCAACATCCTTAGAGTTGGGAATTGATATAGGGAGCATTGATTTAGTTATTCTCTTAGGTTCTCCAAAGAGTGTTTCGAGGGCTTTACAAAGAATTGGAAGAAGTGGGCATAAACTTCACGAAAAGAGTAAGGGAATAATAATTCCTTTTGATAGAGACGATTTAATTGAAAATGTTATATTATCTTATGATGCTAAAATTGGTAAAATTGATAAAATACATATTCCAAAGAACTGTTTAGATGTATTGGCACAACATATTGTGGGAATGGCTTTGGAAAAGGTTTGGGATGTTGATGAAGCATATAATTTAATTAAAAGAGCATATCCATATAAAGATTTAAGTAAAGAGGATTTCTTAGATGTTTTAAGATACTTATCTGGAAGTATTGAAGAAAAAAAGGTTTATGCTAAAATATGGTTAAAAGATAACAAATTTGGTAAGAGAGGGAAAAATGTTAGAGCAATTTACTATATGAATGTTGGAACAATTCCTGATGAGACATCTATATCTGTCTATGATGGAAAAAGATATGTTGGTGAGGTTGAGGAAGAGTTTGCTGAAAAGTTGATGAAAGAAGATATATTTGTTTTAGGAGGAAAAACCTATAAGTATTTAGGTAGTAGAGGAAACAAAATTATGGTTAAAGAGGTGTTTAATGAAAATCCAACAATTCCAGCGTGGTTTTCTGAACAGTTGCCTCTTGCTTATGATTTGGCATTAGATATAGAAAAATTTAGGAAAGAAGTTTTACATAAAGAAGTTGAGGATATTAAAAATAAGTATGATATTGATGAGAAAACATCTAAAGCAGTAAAAAACTACATAGAAGAGCAAAATAAGTATGCAATTGTTCCTGACGATGAGAAAGTTTTAATAGAAAATTTTGACGAAGAGAAGAGAAGATATTATATATTCCACTTTGTTGCAGGAAGGAGGGCTAATGAGGCTTTGGCAAGAGCTTTTGCCAATTACATCTCTAAAATTAAAAATTGTAATGTAAGAATATCAGTAAATGACTATGGATTTGCTTTGATACTTCCAAAGAATAGAAAAATAACAAAATCTGATATTGTGGAATTACTAAATATAGACATTGTTAAAAATGTTAGGGAATCTATTGAAAGAAGTGATATTATAAAGAGAAGATTTCGACATGTTGCTACAAGGGGCTTTATGATTTTACGAAGATATATGAATAAGAAGATTAGTGTGGAGAAACAACAATTTAATGCTGAGATGCTTTTAAAATACTGTAAAGAGGTTAATCATCCACTATATAGAGAAACAATTCGGGAGATTTTAGAGGATTCTTTGGATATTGAGAACGCTTTAGACTATTTCGAAAAAATAAAAAAGAGAAAAATATATTATTTAAAATTACCAACTCCTTCTCCATTTGCGTTTAATTTAATAGT
This genomic interval carries:
- a CDS encoding ATP-dependent helicase codes for the protein MGKIEYLKKEHSDEEIYKILEKPVKEWFRRKYKTFTPPQRYAIKEIHEGKNILICSPTGSGKTLSAFLAGINELIKLSMEKKLEDRIYILYVSPLRALNNDIERNLKEPLKEIYEVSKELGIELDKIRVAVRTSDTTSSQKQRMLKKPPHILITTPESLAISLCSPKFSKLLEGIKYVIVDEIHALTNKRGVHLSLSLERLNRIANFIRIGLSATIHPLIEVAKFLVGNGRDCYIVDVSYKKDMEIKVLSPVDDFIYTPSEEISKRLYNLLKKLIEEHRTVLIFTNTRSATERVAFHLKKMGIKNIETHHSSLSREHRLMVEEKLKKGELSCVISSTSLELGIDIGSIDLVILLGSPKSVSRALQRIGRSGHKLHEKSKGIIIPFDRDDLIENVILSYDAKIGKIDKIHIPKNCLDVLAQHIVGMALEKVWDVDEAYNLIKRAYPYKDLSKEDFLDVLRYLSGSIEEKKVYAKIWLKDNKFGKRGKNVRAIYYMNVGTIPDETSISVYDGKRYVGEVEEEFAEKLMKEDIFVLGGKTYKYLGSRGNKIMVKEVFNENPTIPAWFSEQLPLAYDLALDIEKFRKEVLHKEVEDIKNKYDIDEKTSKAVKNYIEEQNKYAIVPDDEKVLIENFDEEKRRYYIFHFVAGRRANEALARAFANYISKIKNCNVRISVNDYGFALILPKNRKITKSDIVELLNIDIVKNVRESIERSDIIKRRFRHVATRGFMILRRYMNKKISVEKQQFNAEMLLKYCKEVNHPLYRETIREILEDSLDIENALDYFEKIKKRKIYYLKLPTPSPFAFNLIVFASSDVIFMEDKRRMIMELHKRVMEFIKGNKKEE
- a CDS encoding minichromosome maintenance protein MCM, yielding MDMETLEDFKDYLVAYLRNIHQEDIILDSEKIVIDLNKLYEYGLMEFVEFLVDNPEKGIKFIKECYYEAYYTLKNEYPKNIIVSVKNLPKIFKTTRKGEIFTVEDIRSNSLGKLVEFEGIIVMASKIRPMLKYAYYICPKCGREYYKEIDILNFEGEKSVCECGSELNLIENKSTYTDFQEIKVQQPLDLMENPEEPPKYVTVFLENSSGVYAGRVKITGVPIKIRKSKKLPIYEIYVKAIHCEALDGDVKIKLTNSDIENIKKLAKRQDIIDILADRLIPEIRGHSAIKKAVFLQQIKGVKKPGKRADIHILLITDPGIGKTVILRKIAEIPGNLYGSVTTATGVGLTAAVVREKTEIGEDTWVIKPGLLVKAHKGTACIDELTVNKDLQSYILEAMESQTIHISKGGINAKLPAECAILAACNPRWGRFNPEVSVAEQINIPAPLLSRFDLIFPIRDVSDKNRDRDIAEYIIDLHRAYLDDNINKKIGLNYLEVDGVKIDKEFIIKYIYYARQKKPVISERAKELFINYYVEMRKKHQITARQLESAIRIAEAHAKAKLKDVVDEEDAKEAINIITECLKEIAYDPETGIFDVDKILGVSKKERDKLIVVYEIIKELAEKSELVEYVDIAEEAKKKGIKEDELENIIKKLVKYGDIDEPKPGRYRIL